DNA from Candidatus Eisenbacteria bacterium:
ATGCCGGTCGCGCGATCCACCACCGCGCCACCCTCGCGTTCCGTATCGCGAGTCGGCTTCCTAGCCGACCCGCGAAGCCCCTGGTATGCAACCCGCGTGTCCCGGGCCGATCGACGACGTGCGGAGCGTCGCGCCGCCGCACGGCAGGCGGCCGCCGCGACGACCACGCCGGTCGCGGCGCCCGTCGTCGAGCGTGACTACACCGCGCTCGCCTTGCGGTTGGGCTTCTTCGCGGCGGCGGCGATCTTCCTCGTCACGACCGCGCGCATGCTCGAGACGAAGATCACGTGGTACCTGGCCGTCGACCAGTTCGGCTACCTGCAGTTCGCCCACGACCTCCTGCACGGCAAGGTCCTCCACGACTGGGAGCCGGCGCGCGCGCTCGGACGGCTGATGCCCCGGCAGACCGACGTGCTGGCGCAGACGTACGTCTTCGACGCCGGGCGGATGTACTGCCGCTACGCGCCCGGGTTCCCGCTCCTGCTCGCCGGATGGCTCGCCGCCTTCGGCGACATGGGCGCGCACCTCCTGAACCCCACCGTCTACATCCTCTTCCTCGCGGTCGTGATCGCGTTCGCGTGGCGGCTCCTCGGCTCGGCGTGGCAGGGCCTCATCGCCGCAGCGCTGATGGTCATGTGCCCGACCATGATGTACCTGTGGGCGCTCACGCTGACGCGTGATCTCTCCGCGCACCTCTTCGCCTTCACGGGACTCTTCCTGCTCCTGCCGCGGCGCGGACGGAGTCTCGACGCCCGGCGGCTGCTGCTCGCGGGGCTTCCGCTCGGGTTCGCCGCCAGCATCCGCAACGACGCCGTCATCTATCTGATCCCGGCCACGGTGATCGTCGTGTCGCAGTGGCGGCGCAAGCGCCCCGCGCTGCTGCGATCCGTCGGAGCGGCGGTCCTCGGCGTCACGCTGGGACTCCTGCCGACGCTCGTGTTCAACGCGATCGCGACCGGCAATCCGCTGCGGCCGACGCAGGGCATGGAGCTGCAGCAGTTCCTGCCGAGCACGCCGCCGGCGCTGCCGGGCGCGCGTGTCGGATATCCGTCGCCGGGATGGCGCGGCACGACCGTATCGCAGGTCCACGGCGGCGGTCTCAAGCTCGAGAACATCCCTCGCACGCTGCCCGCGTACTGGTTCGGCCTCATCAGCGCATACGGCGAATGGCTCCTCGGGCTCGCGGGGCTGGGCGCGGTGGTCGCGCTCGTCCGCCGGCCGCTCCTCGCTCTGGTGGCGCTGCCGTACATCGGCGCCGCGTTCCTGCTCTACAGCGGGTGGATCCGTCCCGACCGACGCTACTTCATCGGCGTGTATACGTTCATCCCGCTCCTCATCTCCGAAGGCGTCTGCGGATCGGTCGATCTACTGCGCTGGATCGCGCGGCGCTTCGGCGAGGACAAGGGACGCATCGCGGCCGTCGTGCTCGCGGTCGCCGGGCTGGTGACGGCGCTGGCGGCGGTGAACGCCCCGACGACCGAGGCGACGGCGAAGACGGCGCTCCCGACCCTGTGGTGGATGCTGCCGCTCGCGACCGCGCTCGGCGCGATGGCGGCGGCCATGGCGCCGCGCCGCCGCGTGGCGACGCTCATGGGACCGCTCGTGGCGCTCGTGCTGGTCGGATACTCCGCCGCCCGCGCCAGCGACGGCCTCGAGTCGCGGGCGGCGTTCCAGAAGCCCCAGATGCTGCGCGCGCAGGAGACGGTCCGCTCGACGCTCGAGAAGCGCGCCGTGGTGATCACCACCGAGGACATCGGGCGCCCGGCCGAGAACATCGAATACTATGGTGGTCCCTATTCGCTGTACCTGACGGACCTCGAGCGCTGGCACGTGCCGATCTGGAAGGCGTCGCTCGCCTTCATCCTGTCCGACCTCCGGCCCTACCTGCTCATCCATACGGCTGCGCCCGAGCGCGAGCGTCTGCTCGCGGAGCTCGCGGCGAACGGCATCGTCGCCGAGCGCATCCAGGCGATCCCGCCCGCGCGCAACATGGACTTCTTCGTCGCGGCGCCCTTCCACCGCGGGCTTCCGCTCGAGCTCTACAAGCTCTCCCAGCCGACTGCGGAGCAGATCCTGCGCGAGCAACCGCAGGTGCGCGAGATGCTGCGGCCGAAGTCCTGACGCCGGCTACTTCGCGTTGCAGCCCTTGAAGAAGTCGAGCACGCGCGCGACAAAGCCGCCGCCCGATCCACCACCCTGGCCGCCGATCGGGATCAAGCGCACCGTCCCCTCGAACTTGATCGGAATCGGGAAGGGCGCCGCCGCGACCACGACCGTGGTCGTGTTGCCGGTGTAGACCTCACCCTCCTTCTTCAGCGCCGCGACGACGTTCACCTGCTTGATCGGCCGTCCGCCGCCCGGGGAGAACTCGTAGAGCTGGCGCACGATCCAGAGCGCGTCCTTGGTCTTGGGCTCCTTCTTGATCTCGTCGTCGAAGCCGTCGGGGGAGAAGATCTCGTTCGTCATCGATGCGATGCCGCGCCCCTCGGGCCCCATCGTGTCCCACTGGCTCCTGATCAGGTCGATCTCGGCCGGTGTCGGGTCCCACGTGCCGCCGCCCGAGGCGTTGGCCTTCTCCATGGCCTGCGCCACCGCCGGCGGGAAGACGACGAGGCGCTCCTCGAGCGTGAGCTTCCCGTCCTTCTGCGCGAACGTCCACAGCGACGCGACCGCGCGTCCCGGTCCGGAGCCGATGGCGAGCCGGCTCACGAGGAGCCAGCGGCCCTCGAGGGCCGGCGCCGTTCCCTTCACGGTCGTCGTCTGCGTCGGCGGCGTGTACGTCGTGGCGTCCGGCGCCGGCGCTTGCCCCCCGACGCGTCCAGCCACGCCGACCAGCACCCCGACGATGAGAAGCCCGGTGAGTCGTCGCATGGGCCGGGTGGCATAACAGCGCCGCGCGCGAAGCGTCAAGCATGCCGCCCTCGGATGCGCCTGCGGTTTCGGGCCCGTCGGCCTTCTGGTAGCCATGCCGCCGTGTCGCGCGCCGTGCTCGCCCTGCTCCTCTTCGGCTCGGGGACGGCCGCGCTCGTCTACCAGATCCTGTGGGCGAAGCAGCTGAGCCTCGTCGTCGGCGTCGACGTCTACGCGGTGACGACGGTCGTGAGCGCCTTCTTTGCGGGGCTCGCGCTCGGCGGCGCCTGGCTCGGCCGCCGCGCCGATCGGAGCCCGCGTCCCCTCGCGCTCTACGCCGGGCTCGAGCTGGGGGTCGCCGTGACCGGCGCGGCGACGACGCTCGTGCTCGCCGCGCTGCCACCCCCGTACGTGGCGCTCGAGCGCACGATCGGCCATGCCGCCTGGCTCCTGCCGTTCGTGATCATCGCGATCCCGGCAACGCTGATGGGCGGCACGCTTCCCGCCCTCGTGCGCGCGGCGGCGCCGACCGCGGAGCGCGTGAGCGGCACGAGCGGCCGTCTCTACGCCGCGAACACGGCGGGCGCCGTCGTCGGCGCGCTGGCGACGCCGCTCGTGCTCGTGCCGGCGGTCGGCGTGCGGGGCGCGGGGCTCGCCGCCGCCGCGACGAACGTCCTGCTCGCCGTCGTCGCGCGTGGGCTCGCCGGTCGCGCGACGGTCGCGCCCGCGGCGACGGCCACGGCGCCGATCGAAGCGCCGCTCGCGCTCGGCCTCTACGCCGTCGCGGGCGCCGTCGCGCTCGGCTACGAGGTCGTCTGGTCGCAGGCCGTCGTCCAGTTCGTCAACACGCGAGCCTACGCGTTCGCGCTCGTGCTCGCCGTCTATTTGACCGGGCTCGTCCTCGGGAGCGCCGTGTACGCGCGCTTTGCCGACCGCGTGCGCCAGCCGTGGACGGCCTTCGGCGTGCTCGAGGCCGGCGCGGGCATCGCGGCGCTCGCGTCGTTCGCCCTGCTCGGCGTGTGGCTGCCGCGCCTGCAGGGACAGACCTATGCGACGCTCTTGGGTGCGACCGGCTCGCTGCCGATCGCCGTGGCCGGACAGATGCTGTGGGCGCCGCTCGTGCTGCTCTTCATCCCGACCCTGCTCCTGGGCGCCGCCTTTCCGGCGGCGGCGCGCCTGGTCTGCGGGCCCGAGCACGTCGGGCGCGACGTCGGCAGCGTGGTCGCGATCAACACCGTCGGCGGCATCGCGGGCACGCTCGCGACCGGCTTCGTCGTCCTCCCCGCCCTCGGCCTGCGTACGACGCTCGCGCTCCTCGCCGTAGCGGCCGTGGTGGTGGGCGCCATCGCCGTCGTGCGCGGTGCCGCACACCGGGGCCGCGCGCTCGCGGGCTGCGCGCTCGTCCTCGCCGCGACGATCGCCGCCGGGGTCGCCGTGCCGCGCGACCACCTGGCGCGCCTGCTGGTCGCGACCCGGAGCGGAACGCTCGACGCGTACGAGGAGGGACCCGGAGGCACGGTCGCGGTCGTCGTCGAGCCGTGGCGGCCGAAGGACTTCCGCCGTCTCTACATCCAGGGCGTCTCGAACTCGAACGACGGCCTCATGTCGCGCCGCTACATGCGGTTGCAGACGCTGATCCCGCTCCTGATCCACCAGGGCGAGCCGAAGAGCGTGCTCGTCGTCGGCCTCGGCACCGGCATCACGTGCGGCACGACGCTCGTCTACCCGGGGCTCGAGCGCCGCGTGTGCGCCGAGCTGCTGCCCGCGGTCGTGCGAACCGTCGGCCGCTTCGAGGGCAACAACGACGTCGCGAAGGATCCTCGCATCGACCTCCGCATCCGCGACGGGCGGCACGAGCTGCTGCGCAGCGACGAGACCTACGACGTCATCACGCTCGAGCCGCCGCCGCCCACGGCCGCGGGCGTCGTGAACCTCTACTCGCGCGACTTCTACGAGCTCTGCCGCTCGCGCCTGGCGCCGAACGGCATCATGGCGCAGTGGTTCCCGCTCGCGCAGCAGACCGACGCGGACGCGCGCTCGCTCGTGCGCAGCTTCCTCGACGTGTTTCCCTACGTGACGCTCTGGTCGACCGAGATGCACGAGACCCTGCTGGTCGGCTCGATGGAGCCGCAGCGGCTCGACATCGCGACCATTGCCGAGCGCTTCATGATCCCGAGCGTGCAGGAAGCGCTCGCGAACGTGGGTATCGCGAATCCGGTCGCGTTTCTCGCGACCTACCTCACCGATCGCCAGGGTCTCGAGACGTTCGCCGCGGGCGGGCTGCCCACCACCGACGATCGCCCCCGGCTCGAGCATGCGGCGCTCGTGCGGCGCCAGGACCTCCTCGACGTGCTGGGGCGTCTGCTCGCGCTCAAGACCGACCCGGTCGTCGCGGGTGGCAACCAGGACGTCGACCGCGCGATCGCCGTCGAGCGCGAGCGCCTGCACACCTTCTACCGCGCGGCCATGCTCTGGTACGCCGGCAAGCTCGACGAGATGAACCCGCTCTTGAAGCGCGTCCTGGACGAGGATGGCTCGAACCCCTACTATCGCTGGTTCGTCGGCGCGGCCGGCTGAGGGCGGCGGGCGCCGCGACGTCGCCGGCGCGATCGCGATCGGCGCGGTGCTCCTCGTCGCGGCGCTCCTGCAGATCCATCGCCTCGACGACCCGGACACGTGGTGGCACCTCGCGACCGGTCGCACGATCTGGGAGACGGGTGCCGTCCCGCACACCGATCCGTTCTCCTACACCGCCCCGGGAGCCCCGTGGCTGAACCGCCAATGGCTCTTCGAGCTCTTCCTGTACGGCGCCTGGGTCGCGGCCGGGCCGGCCGGCGCGAGCCTGCTCGCGGGTGCCGGCTTCCTCGCCGCGTTCGCGCTCCTGGCGCGGAACGTCGGGCGCGCGCTGCCGCCCTGGGCGGTCGCCCTGGTGGTCCTGCTGTCGGCGCTGGTCGCGGTCGAGCGCTTCACGGTGCGCCCCGAAGCCGTGACGCTCGCCGGCGTCGCCGCCGTGAGCCTCCTCGTCGATCGCAACGTCGGGTGGCGCACGGTCGCGCTGATCGTCGTGCTGCAGGTCGTGTGGGCGAACTGCCATGCGCTCTCGCTGCTGGGCCTCGTGCCGACGGCGGCGGCCCTGGGCGGAGCGCTCGCCGCGCGCGCGCGCTTGCTGCCCGACGGATGGCGCGCCGCGAGCGCGCGCGCGCCGGCCGAGACCCGGCGCCTCGCCGTCGCCCTCGCCGGCGGCGTCGTCGCCGAGACCGTGACGCCGTTCGGCGTCGAAGGCGCCGTCTACCCGCTCTGGCTCTTCTCGCTGATCCGCGGCGAGAAGCTGCTGTCGTTCACGATCGTCGAGCATCGCGCCACCAACCTCGCCGTGCTGTCGCCGGTCGCGGCCACCGCGTTCGTCGCGCTCCTCGTGCTCGCGGCCGCGGCGTTGCTCGCCTCGCTGCGCCGGCTGCGGCTGGATCACGCCCTGGTCGCGATCGCGTTCACCACCCTCGCTTTCCTCGCCCGCCGCAACGTGGCCCTGCTCGGCATCGGCGTCGCGCCGCTCATCGGGAGCGGTCTCGGTCCGCTGGCGATTCGCGGTACCGCGCTGCGCGGCGTCCGGATCGTGGCGGATGGCGTGCTCGTGCTCGGCGCGCTCGTGCT
Protein-coding regions in this window:
- a CDS encoding fused MFS/spermidine synthase, with the protein product MSRAVLALLLFGSGTAALVYQILWAKQLSLVVGVDVYAVTTVVSAFFAGLALGGAWLGRRADRSPRPLALYAGLELGVAVTGAATTLVLAALPPPYVALERTIGHAAWLLPFVIIAIPATLMGGTLPALVRAAAPTAERVSGTSGRLYAANTAGAVVGALATPLVLVPAVGVRGAGLAAAATNVLLAVVARGLAGRATVAPAATATAPIEAPLALGLYAVAGAVALGYEVVWSQAVVQFVNTRAYAFALVLAVYLTGLVLGSAVYARFADRVRQPWTAFGVLEAGAGIAALASFALLGVWLPRLQGQTYATLLGATGSLPIAVAGQMLWAPLVLLFIPTLLLGAAFPAAARLVCGPEHVGRDVGSVVAINTVGGIAGTLATGFVVLPALGLRTTLALLAVAAVVVGAIAVVRGAAHRGRALAGCALVLAATIAAGVAVPRDHLARLLVATRSGTLDAYEEGPGGTVAVVVEPWRPKDFRRLYIQGVSNSNDGLMSRRYMRLQTLIPLLIHQGEPKSVLVVGLGTGITCGTTLVYPGLERRVCAELLPAVVRTVGRFEGNNDVAKDPRIDLRIRDGRHELLRSDETYDVITLEPPPPTAAGVVNLYSRDFYELCRSRLAPNGIMAQWFPLAQQTDADARSLVRSFLDVFPYVTLWSTEMHETLLVGSMEPQRLDIATIAERFMIPSVQEALANVGIANPVAFLATYLTDRQGLETFAAGGLPTTDDRPRLEHAALVRRQDLLDVLGRLLALKTDPVVAGGNQDVDRAIAVERERLHTFYRAAMLWYAGKLDEMNPLLKRVLDEDGSNPYYRWFVGAAG